Within the Aspergillus luchuensis IFO 4308 DNA, chromosome 5, nearly complete sequence genome, the region CAAAACCTCGTAAGTCACTGACGTTACATGTTTTACTCGCGCGTCAAACCTGACATTATTCTCAGATCAACTACCGGATGAGAGTCACCCTCAATGATGGCCGACAGATGACGGGACAGATGCTCGCTTTCGATAAGGTATATATCCCCGGGCCATTCAGTGGCCATCGGATAATACTTGTGGTATGCTGGTCGCTGACGCAGTAATATAGCACATGAACCTCGTCCTCGCCGATACAGAAGAATTCCGTCGCGTCAAGCGCAAGTCCAAGCCCGCCGCCGGTTCGACCAACGCACCTCTTgtcgaagccgaagaaaagCGCACCCTGGGTCTTACCATTGTTCGCGGTACACATGTCGTCTCTTGCTCCGTTGATGGACCTCCTCCCGCCGATCCCTCTGCCCGACTTGGTACTGCTGGCCCTGGTGCAGCTGCCGCAGCTGCCACTCTCGCAGCTGGCCCTGGAATTAGCAAACCCGCTGGACGTGGTCTGCCGGTCGGTCTGGGAGGCCCTGCTGCGGGTGTTGGTGgccctcccccgccgcccGGCGGTTTCCCTGGTTTCCCTCCTGGTGGTGCTTTCCCTGGAGTTCCCCCTCCGGGCTTcgctggtcgtggtggtgccCCTGGTGGACCTCGTAAGTTTGCACTTTCGAGCTCAATGGTTGAACATGGTTACTGACATAAGCTATCAGCTGGCTTCGCTCCTCCCCCGGGATTCGCGCCTCAGGGTGCTCCTCGTAAGTATCCTAAGATTGCGCGTTATGGTTCTTGAGCTAACTGAGGCTGTTGTAGCGGGTGCTTTCCAGCCCCCACCGGGATTCCAGCCCCCGGGACAGGGACGCGGATTCCCTCCACCCGGCTTTGGTGGACGGTGATTTGATAGTATGTGCAGCAGCATGATGGCTTGCAACCTGGCCATGACACCGGCATGGCAGATACTTCGAACTACGAATCAAGCGAACAATATTCACTCCCCATTAGTCGCCTACTTGACGAACCTCAGACGAATAGGCATAGCACCCCGAGTTTTACCAGGCAAAGGCGTTGCGGCGTGTGCGGATGCAGGGAATGCCCtgacaaaagaaaaggtcgACCGAAATAAGGATAGGACCGACAGAAGTAATGCTAG harbors:
- a CDS encoding small nuclear ribonucleoprotein-associated protein (COG:A;~EggNog:ENOG410PPAD;~InterPro:IPR010920,IPR001163;~PFAM:PF01423) — translated: MAANKQGKMQNLINYRMRVTLNDGRQMTGQMLAFDKHMNLVLADTEEFRRVKRKSKPAAGSTNAPLVEAEEKRTLGLTIVRGTHVVSCSVDGPPPADPSARLGTAGPGAAAAAATLAAGPGISKPAGRGLPVGLGGPAAGVGGPPPPPGGFPGFPPGGAFPGVPPPGFAGRGGAPGGPPGFAPPPGFAPQGAPPGAFQPPPGFQPPGQGRGFPPPGFGGR